A genome region from Tenebrio molitor chromosome 4, icTenMoli1.1, whole genome shotgun sequence includes the following:
- the LOC138129348 gene encoding retinaldehyde-binding protein 1-like, with protein sequence MKVNLPYIFQAKTIIEEGRTTQSALDEIKVWLSTTSLPELQDEFITLFLLSCLNNVFETKNTIQAYFRIKNSAPEIFNDRDVDGDELKKATNVIASCNIHANMESKTVIHFFKLVDSDYRNFSLASTFKIANMLVDVSQQYNPPSDMIVVLDLGQADWMHLTCLKIGMVKTYMDFIQQAIPLKIQAIHILNTSFVVDKAIRVAKMFMKSELMETVKTHLPGINMEEFFEKYVPASSLPKDCGGDLPSVDELNKKTKEQFRELKEFYKMEEELRSLNTT encoded by the exons ATGAAAGTGAACCTACCCTACATATTCCAGGCGAAAACAATTATCGAAGAAGGAAGGACAACTCAATCGGCTTTGGATGAGATCAAAGTTTGGCTGTCGACGACATCCTTGCCAGAGCTGCAGGATGAGTTCATCACTTTGTTTCTCTTGTCGTGTCTAAATAATGTATTCGAGACAAAGAACACGATCCAGGCTTATTTCAGGATTAAAAATAGTGCTCCAGAAATATTCAATGACAGAGACGTGGATGGAGATGAACTAAAGAAAGCGACAAACGTTAT agcATCTTGCAACATTCACGCCAACATGGAAAGCAAAACagtcatacatttttttaaattagttgaTAGCGACTATCGTAATTTTAGCTTAGCCTCTACATTCAAAATTGCTAATATGCTCGTGGACGTTAGTCAACAATACAATCCTCCATCTGACATGATCGTAGTGTTGGACTTGGGACAG GCAGATTGGATGCACCTGACGTGTCTTAAAATCGGCATGGTTAAAACGTACATGGACTTCATCCAACAAGCCattccgttgaaaatacaagCGATTCACATTCTGAATACAAGTTTTGTCGTTGACAAAGCGATTAGGGTGGCTAAAATGTTTATGAAAAGTGAATTAATGGAAACT GTTAAGACTCATTTACCTGGGATCAATATGgaggagttttttgaaaagtacGTACCGGCTTCTAGTTTACCCAAAGACTGTGGAGGAGATTTACCGAGTGTCGATGAGTTGAACAAAAAGACAAAGGAGCAATTCCGAGAGTTGAAAGAATTTTACAAGATGGAGGAAGAACTAAGAAGTCTAAATACCACTTGA
- the LOC138129201 gene encoding alpha-tocopherol transfer protein-like, with product MTLQYKFKVETIIHEGRTTQSAIDEVKDLLKTTSLPVLQDEFITLFLLSCQNHASHTKNTIEAYFRIKKTAPHIFNHRDIDSDDDVMKAMKVMAYCSIPTRMENNVAIHFFKLMDNNYRNFDMTSVFKLSVMLTDITQRHDPPNEIIVVADMKGLGLMHLTCVKIGMMRTYFEFLQEGIPAKIKAIHILNANYVSEKILAACKLFMKSDLLTVTKTHPPEADMDQFYKDCVPAKCLPKECGGDLPSVQELNERTMEQFRELKGFFKEEENLRNLS from the exons ATGACTCTACAGTACAAATTTAAAGTCGAAACTATCATCCACGAAGGAAGAACAACACAGTCAGCAATTGATGAAGTAAAAGATTTGTTAAAAACAACATCTCTACCAGTATTACAAGACGAATTTATCACTCTGTTTCTTCTGTCGTGTCAAAACCACGCGTCACACACAAAAAACACGATCGAAGCTTATTTCAGGATTAAGAAGACTGCTCCACATATTTTCAATCACAGAGACATTGACAGTGATGATGACGTGATGAAAGCTATGAAAGTAAT GGCTTACTGTAGCATCCCCACAAGAATGGAGAACAACGTAGCAATCCATTTCTTTAAATTGATGGACAATAACTATCGTAATTTTGACATGACATCTGTGTTTAAACTCAGCGTTATGCTCACTGACATCACTCAGAGGCATGATCCTCCCAACGAGATAATCGTAGTGGCAGACATGAAAGGA CTTGGTCTGATGCACCTCACATGTGTCAAAATCGGGATGATGAGAACGTACTTTGAGTTCCTGCAAGAAGGAATCCCTGCCAAAATAAAAGCCATTCACATTCTGAATGCAAATTACGTGTCTGAGAAAATTTTAGCCGCTTGCAAATTGTTCATGAAAAGCGATTTACTGACAGTT aCAAAAACGCACCCACCGGAGGCTGACATGGACCAGTTTTACAAGGATTGTGTGCCAGCGAAGTGCTTGCCCAAAGAGTGTGGAGGGGATTTACCCAGTGTCCAGGAATTGAACGAAAGGACCATGGAACAGTTTAGGGAACTTAAAGGCTTTTTTAAAGAAGAGGAGAATCTCAGAAATCTTAGTTAA
- the LOC138129165 gene encoding retinaldehyde-binding protein 1-like: protein MKVELPYKFNVKTLIESGRTTQLALDEVRVWLTTTSLPELQDEFIALFLLSCRNNISNTRNAIQAYFKIKQEAPEIFSERDVDGDELKKATSVVACCSIRADTKNKTDIHFFKLVDSDYRNFSLASTLKLACMLVDVSQRYDPPSGMIVVLDMEQAGLMHLTCLKIGMVKTYMDFIQQAIPLKIQAIHILNTSFAVDKAIAVARMFMKSDLMGIVKTHLPGIDMQEFYKKYVPSGCLPVDCGGDLPSIKELNKKTIEQFRNLKEFYKMEEKLRTLNLYDA from the exons ATGAAAGTAGAACTCCCGTATAAATTTAATGTTAAGACCTTAATCGAAAGTGGAAGGACAACTCAGTTGGCTTTAGATGAAGTCAGAGTTTGGCTGACAACCACATCGTTACCAGAGTTGCAGGATGAGTTCATCGCTTTGTTTCTCTTGTCATGTAGAAATAATATATCGAACACAAGAAACGCCATCCAAGCTTATTTCAAGATCAAACAGGAGGCTCCAGAAATATTCAGTGAGAGAGACGTGGACGGGGATGAACTGAAGAAGGCGACAAGCGTTGT GGCATGTTGCAGCATCCGCGCCGACACCAAGAACAAAActgacatacatttttttaaactagtgGATAGCGACTATCGTAATTTTAGCCTGGCTTCCACATTAAAACTTGCTTGCATGTTGGTGGACGTTAGCCAAAGGTACGATCCCCCATCTGGTATGATCGTGGTGTTGGACATGGAACAG GCTGGTTTGATGCACCTCACGTGTCTTAAAATCGGCATGGTTAAAACGTACATGGACTTCATCCAACAAGCCATTCCTTTGAAAATACAAGCGATTCACATTCTAAATACAAGTTTTGCCGTCGACAAGGCGATAGCGGTGGCGAGAATGTTCATGAAAAGTGATCTAATGGGAATT GTGAAAACTCATTTACCTGGGATCGATATGCAagagttttataaaaaatacgtacctTCTGGTTGTTTGCCGGTGGACTGTGGAGGAGATTTACCAAGTATTAAGGAATTGAATAAAAAGACGATTGAGCAATTTCGAAATTTGAAAGAATTTTACAAGATGGAAGAAAAACTGAGAACTCTAAATTTATATGACgcttaa